Proteins encoded together in one Ferroglobus placidus DSM 10642 window:
- a CDS encoding IS1 family transposase, whose product MDEAWSFVRKKEKEVWIWIALERNSRKIISYAVGDRSVGTFKRLWDGIGGEIKQKAIFYTDRWDAYNLIPYKQRIIRKGGTNHVERLFLTLRNDNPRFARKSIRFSRSLEMLEIQSNCGFITIIYQHYSDTTLKATLK is encoded by the coding sequence TTGGATGAAGCTTGGAGTTTCGTTAGGAAAAAGGAAAAAGAAGTCTGGATTTGGATTGCTTTAGAGAGAAATTCCCGAAAAATAATAAGTTATGCCGTAGGAGATCGTTCTGTAGGTACTTTCAAAAGGTTGTGGGACGGTATTGGTGGTGAGATCAAGCAGAAAGCTATCTTTTACACGGATCGCTGGGACGCTTATAATTTGATCCCTTACAAACAGAGGATCATAAGAAAAGGAGGAACAAACCACGTTGAAAGATTATTCTTAACTTTACGAAACGACAATCCGAGATTCGCAAGAAAATCAATCAGATTTTCAAGATCTTTGGAAATGCTCGAAATTCAATCAAACTGTGGATTCATTACTATAATTTATCAACATTATAGTGACACTACCTTAAAAGCAACTTTAAAGTAA
- a CDS encoding IS1/IS1595 family N-terminal zinc-binding domain-containing protein has protein sequence MMCPHCKSIKTVKMGCYHTKSGERRQRYKCKNCGRTFVLNPIKPRNYPEEFKEMVVKAVVREGVGVRQASRIFKLSPNTVTAWVREFSKKRPEK, from the coding sequence ATGATGTGTCCGCATTGCAAATCGATAAAAACTGTGAAAATGGGCTGTTATCACACAAAATCCGGAGAAAGGAGGCAGAGATACAAATGCAAGAACTGCGGAAGAACTTTTGTTTTAAATCCGATAAAGCCGAGGAATTATCCGGAAGAATTCAAGGAGATGGTTGTGAAGGCTGTGGTAAGGGAGGGAGTGGGAGTAAGACAAGCGAGCAGGATTTTCAAGCTTTCTCCTAACACTGTAACGGCTTGGGTTAGAGAATTTTCTAAAAAAAGACCTGAGAAATGA
- a CDS encoding S8 family serine peptidase — protein MERFLLCFGIAALLILSGVTVAMANFDKIPEKPDVVVNEPPLKNPPEPKKPGIDEIKPKEYKPDPKFTPKFREVVIVYFKEIPPSLEKFAAKYGGKLIFAKEDIKMAAFETNPIKKPGKTSKVTLDFIERVSKDPIVEKAFEDGFMFVKAGEVYKPEPKVVYPEDLEKQGIKKGEILNKVIVGFWKLPPSLDEFAAKHGGKLVEFNKADRALLTAYFETDNATEFIKSASKDPYVRSVAPDVAYRSLCYTPNDSQWSQQWGPKKIYAPEAWDYQKGSTDVVVAVLDTGIDYNHEDLAGRVIKGYDFVNNDNDPMDDNPYSHGTHVAGIIGAIMDNSKGIAGVAQVKILAVKVCDSEGVCTWKKIRDGVYYAADQGAKIISMSFRRFDYSLEGENACNYAYNTKGCLLIAASGNDGQEVTTYPAAFSTVIAVGAIDSNDQRASFSNYGSHLELVAPGVNILSTVRNNGYNTMSGTSMAVPHVSGVAALVWSQNPSFSNQKVREILRNTAVDLGSSGWDKYYGHGKVNAYAAVALGKILSSNSGYLSGSGNTYTFSVSIPARSHVTVVMAGNEDADFDLYAKWGSPPTTTDYDARGYSSTSLEYFTVEGSGALYVMVRSYSGSGYWKAWVVSGEPSANSGRNGGYLSGTGDSDTYSISGTGIGYAFNSGPDSSDFDLYIKWNSPPTTSSYDARGYSTWAQEIAGPATGSGTLYYMVRSYSGSGEYQALAMIY, from the coding sequence ATGGAGCGTTTCCTCCTATGTTTTGGAATAGCAGCGTTATTAATACTCAGCGGAGTAACTGTTGCAATGGCAAACTTCGACAAGATTCCAGAGAAGCCAGACGTTGTAGTCAACGAACCTCCACTCAAAAACCCGCCGGAGCCGAAGAAGCCAGGAATCGACGAAATCAAACCTAAGGAATACAAGCCTGATCCCAAGTTTACTCCCAAGTTCAGAGAGGTTGTTATAGTATACTTCAAAGAGATACCGCCATCGCTTGAGAAATTCGCGGCAAAGTACGGCGGAAAGCTGATATTTGCGAAGGAAGATATAAAAATGGCGGCTTTTGAAACGAATCCGATTAAGAAGCCGGGAAAGACGAGCAAGGTGACACTCGATTTCATTGAAAGAGTGTCGAAAGATCCGATCGTTGAAAAAGCATTTGAGGACGGATTCATGTTCGTTAAGGCTGGCGAAGTGTACAAACCGGAACCTAAGGTTGTGTATCCGGAAGATCTTGAAAAGCAAGGTATCAAAAAGGGAGAAATTCTGAATAAAGTAATCGTTGGATTCTGGAAACTACCGCCATCACTCGATGAGTTTGCAGCCAAACACGGTGGAAAACTTGTAGAATTCAACAAAGCAGATAGAGCGTTGTTAACAGCTTACTTCGAGACCGATAACGCAACTGAATTTATTAAAAGTGCTTCAAAGGATCCCTATGTTAGATCTGTTGCACCAGATGTTGCATATCGCAGCTTGTGTTATACGCCAAACGATTCACAATGGAGTCAACAGTGGGGACCAAAGAAAATATACGCTCCAGAAGCTTGGGACTACCAGAAGGGTAGTACAGATGTCGTAGTTGCAGTATTAGATACGGGAATAGACTACAACCACGAGGATTTAGCTGGACGTGTGATCAAGGGATATGATTTCGTGAACAATGACAACGATCCGATGGATGATAACCCTTACAGTCACGGAACGCACGTAGCGGGGATAATTGGAGCGATTATGGATAACAGCAAAGGTATTGCTGGAGTTGCACAAGTAAAAATTCTTGCGGTGAAAGTGTGCGATAGTGAAGGTGTTTGCACTTGGAAAAAAATAAGAGATGGAGTTTATTATGCAGCTGACCAAGGAGCTAAGATTATAAGCATGAGTTTCAGAAGGTTTGACTATTCATTAGAGGGTGAAAATGCTTGTAACTATGCCTATAATACCAAAGGCTGTTTGCTCATTGCAGCTTCTGGAAACGATGGGCAGGAAGTAACGACATATCCCGCAGCATTTAGTACTGTTATCGCCGTGGGTGCAATAGATTCAAACGATCAGCGAGCTTCGTTTTCAAATTATGGCTCACACCTTGAACTCGTCGCTCCCGGCGTTAATATACTCTCAACAGTACGTAACAATGGTTACAACACTATGTCTGGCACATCGATGGCGGTCCCTCATGTTTCAGGCGTTGCAGCTCTGGTTTGGTCGCAGAATCCGTCTTTCAGCAATCAAAAAGTTCGTGAGATACTAAGAAACACTGCAGTTGACCTCGGTTCAAGCGGCTGGGATAAATACTACGGCCACGGGAAAGTAAACGCTTACGCGGCAGTAGCTTTAGGAAAAATACTTTCGAGTAACTCTGGCTATCTGTCGGGTTCAGGGAATACATATACGTTCTCAGTCAGCATACCAGCTAGGTCTCATGTTACAGTCGTGATGGCTGGCAACGAAGATGCAGATTTCGATTTGTATGCAAAGTGGGGATCACCACCTACAACCACTGACTACGACGCTCGAGGCTATTCAAGTACATCTTTAGAGTACTTTACTGTTGAAGGTTCTGGAGCGCTCTACGTAATGGTTCGCTCCTATAGCGGAAGTGGATACTGGAAAGCTTGGGTAGTATCTGGAGAACCGAGTGCCAATAGCGGTAGGAATGGTGGCTATCTCTCTGGAACTGGCGACTCAGACACTTACTCCATTAGCGGTACCGGTATAGGCTATGCTTTTAATTCTGGACCGGATAGCAGCGATTTTGATTTATATATCAAGTGGAACTCGCCGCCAACAACAAGCAGTTACGATGCTCGTGGGTACTCTACATGGGCTCAAGAGATTGCTGGTCCTGCCACAGGTTCTGGAACGCTATACTACATGGTTCGTTCGTACTCGGGCAGTGGGGAGTATCAAGCGTTGGCAATGATATATTAG
- a CDS encoding ArsR/SmtB family transcription factor, with protein sequence MDSSSDDVFYIEKLHSEKAKLLASEISNETARQILKELYKNPASITDLSNKLDIPLSTVQYHINKLIELGVIKLAQKRLGKRLRDVKMYVYDKESIVFLSSMEKHEFEHLLRTFVLQRLKKGAPIAVLLIFTIGSILSLIGSWLFRREIESRIGSFYDIAGGAFGILEANILLVFLGIFFLLGVVSSFLLFLFIIKKTNF encoded by the coding sequence GTGGACTCGTCCTCAGACGATGTTTTCTACATTGAGAAATTGCATTCCGAAAAAGCTAAACTACTTGCCTCAGAAATAAGCAACGAAACCGCTCGGCAAATTCTGAAAGAATTGTACAAGAATCCAGCATCTATTACAGATCTATCAAACAAACTTGACATCCCACTATCAACCGTGCAGTATCATATTAACAAACTGATAGAACTGGGTGTCATTAAACTAGCCCAAAAAAGACTTGGAAAAAGATTGAGAGATGTAAAAATGTATGTTTACGACAAAGAGAGCATAGTGTTTCTCTCATCAATGGAAAAACACGAGTTTGAACATTTATTAAGGACTTTTGTTCTTCAAAGATTGAAGAAGGGAGCACCGATAGCCGTTTTACTGATTTTTACAATCGGCTCGATTCTATCGCTCATTGGTAGCTGGCTATTTAGGAGAGAAATTGAAAGTAGAATCGGATCTTTCTACGACATAGCGGGCGGAGCATTTGGAATACTGGAAGCAAATATACTATTAGTATTTCTCGGCATATTCTTCCTTTTGGGGGTAGTGAGCTCGTTCTTGCTCTTTTTGTTTATAATCAAGAAAACTAATTTTTAA